The DNA sequence TTTAATTGCATTTCCTGCATCATTTATTTTATCTAAATCTTCAATATATTGATAATATAATCCTCCCCAAGCTATACCGGGAGATGTTTTCTCAATTTTTATATCTCCTATTTCCGATTTCATTTGCTCAGAATTCCATGTTTTTTTAAAATATCCTGTAGTTTGAATCAAGGAAGCATCGACTGATGGATAAATTTGCTTGTTTCCACTAAAAATGCTCACATTTTTTTCTCCTTCAGACCAATCTTTTCCAAAATTCAATAAAGCATACAAAGCATTAGTTGTAGCTTTCGTAGAGCCCCAAGAATTAGTCTGTTTATTACCTAGCAGCCAAATTTTCATTTCTTCTACAGAATTAATATCCCGGGGAGTTACCTCTGCAAAGGCTTCTATAATTTTAGTTTGAGATTCGATCGGTGTTTGGTATCTGGACCAACCGGCTAGATTATCTTTCCAATACATACCTGTATTTTCTGATTTCACCGATGTTTCTTTCAAATTATGAAGCACAGTTTGCGCTGATGTTGTATATCCAAATCTATGCAAAGTGACGGCCAACATCGCTTTATTTTGTGTATCTAACTTTTTAAAATATTTTGTAAAATTTCTGTTAATCTCTTTACTGTAGTTTTCTGTTTCTAACGGTAATGGATAACGATCTTTCCAAAAACTTCTTACATAATAATACTGTAGTAAATCGCCCTCCTCTCCTGTTTTTTCCATTTGATTTTTATGGATATAATCCAAAGCGTTTTGATCGGAATATGCAATAGCTTTTTTAATCACCTGTCCCAGATCATTCGGTATATATGTCGAATACTGAATGCCCAACATTTTTCTGAGTTGACCTATTCCGGCAATAATATTATCAGTTATATATGCATTAGAATTTCCTCCTTCAAACCAAGCAAAACCACCATCAGGATTCTGCAAGTTTTTAAGTTTATCTAGAACTTTAGCATTTTCTTGAGCCATTTGGTTTAAATCGAACAGCAAAGAAATTCTCTTTTTCTCTTCGGTTTCATTTTCACCGGTACGTATCCAAGGGGTTTCTTCTAATAGTATATTTTTCAATTCTTGATTCTTTTCTAAATTGGATATGTTGATCCCTTTAGAATTCCAATCATTTAATACATTTTTAATATTCGGAACGGTATTTACTATAAAAGAGGCCAATACATTCCCATATAAACGACTAAACACTTGCTCCGAATTTTCATAGGGATATTCCTTTAAATAAGGAATGGTAAATATAGCCAGCCATACAGGGTTACTAGCAACCTCCAGATTTAAACTTAATGGAGATAAGGACTTTGAAGAATGAGTACTAAGCTTATCTAAATGATATTCTTTTGTTTCATTTTCTTTTATGTTGATAGGTATAGATTCGGTGATTAATACCCTATCGGAAAGTATGGGAAGTACACTTTCTTCACCATCTGAAAAATTACCTGCATTTGCAACTATGCGTAAACTGACGGCTTGAATATTTTTTGGAACTTTAATTTTCCAACTTACTTCGGTATTTTTAGAAAGTTCTGCTTTGAAAGGTATAACAGGGGATAAATTATTAAATGTATTATCTACCGATTTTTGAGTCAATGCATCAAAAAGAAAAAGCCGTGCATTTCCTGTTATATTTTTTCCGGTTAAGTTATTAATTTTTGTACGTATCGTTAGTTCATCTCCTTCTCTTAAAAATCTGGGAAGATTAGGCACCACCATGAGATCTTTCTGAGTTTGTGCATGAAATTCGGCTGTTCCCGTATGTAAATCTTTGGTGTGAGCTAAAATAAGAAGTTTCCATTGAGTTAAAGCCTCCGGTGAGGTAAATGAAAATGTAACGTTACCTTTCTCGTCTGTATAAAGATTAGGATAAAAGAATGCGGTTTCTTCTAAATTCGTACGATATTTAAATTGAGAAAGATTCTTTTCTACATCAGCATCTTGATTTATTATCTTTTGTATACTATTTCTTCCTATAAGTCCATTTTCCAAATTTGAATCGGATTGCATATAATCAGCGTTTTTAGGAATGGCAATTGCAGAAGTAGCTACCACTTCCCCATCGTATAAAGTGCCTATGGATATATCCTTCAAATCAACATTTTTTGGGTTTTTATAAATTAAATTAGGTAACTTTTCTGATAATCTGTTTGAAATGAGATTATAACCAATGGTAGAAGCCGATTGATATAATACCCCATACGTATAATATTTCCAAGGAGTGAATGTGAAAGTAGTTGGAGCAAATTGATCTAAAGACTCGTCGTACATTGTAGCCAGTACTTCTGCAGCAATTTTATCTTTATCATTCCCGCTAATAGTCAAAGTCCAAGTTTCTTTTTGTCCAGGAATTAGCTTATTTCTAAATACATCAGTTTTAATTTTTAAGTCTTTAGGTTTTTCAACAACCTCAATTTGAAAGCTTTTTACTTGATATCCATTTTCATTAACCAAATAAGTTAAAACAAATAATCCATCACTAATAAAATTCTTAGTTGCCATAAAGGAATAGGTTCCTCTACCTTTAATTAAAGGTATTTCTTTATGTACTATCCATTTCCCGTTACTTTCCAAATGTAAAACGGCTGTTGAATTTTTTAAATCAGAAAAAAAGTTGAGTTCAATTTTTTCTCCTACCTGATATGATGATTGAGAGGCATTCACGCTAAAATATTCATAATCTGATGATTTTAATGTTTTATCATCTTTTATTTCAATAATTCTTTGAGTTTTAACGGTATCAGTACCCAATACAGTTTCAGCTTCCACTAAATAAAATCCTTTTGATAATGGAGAAGAAAGGTTAAGAGTATCAGATATTTGAGTATCAAATTTATAGGTATTTATTTTTTCTTTTTTCCATGCCGAAGGGTCCTGCTCATCTTTAGCATAAGGTAAATGTGGAAAATAACGTACAAATGATTCTTTATCGTATAATTGATATTCCGGAACGAATGCCAATTTATTTGGAAGAAGTATTCTGGATGGACCTTCTAATTTATATAGGTTAACCATCCCTTGAGCATATACTTTTACCTCATTTAAATTAGTTGATTGTATGATTAGTTTAGTAAAATCTTTTTGAGTGGATACATCCGGTGTATGTAAGGTTAGTTGCAGAGGGATATCTCCCAATGTAATTTTAGTTTTTTTAGTTTGGGTTTCTCCGGTATCATCTGTAACATCTACGGTTAAAATATAGGTATAATATCTATATTCATTATCCTTTTTAACATCTTTAGCCTTTGCGAGATAAGAAATTGTAAAAGCTCCCTCTTTATCTGTATTTACTTCTCCATGTGCTATTATTTCGGATTGATCTGAATAAGGCATGGGATAATACATCCTATATAAAGGTACTAAACCTTTTCTTTCAACCCTGTAAATAACTTTTGCATCAGAAACAGGCGATCCGTTATATGATAACGCTTTACCTTTACTTTCCACCTGTTCATCTAGTTTATAATTTCCTGAAAAATCATCAAATGTGATTTCAAATTTTGGTCTTTTGTATTCTTCTACTGAAAAATAATGAGTATCATTACTGAAATTGGAAGATATATAATAATTTCCTGTCAAACCTTCTTGAGGCAGAATAAACTCTCCAAATATACTTCCGTAATCATTTGTAGTTAAATTTAATGTTGAAATTTCCTGTCCATTCGCATTATTTAATGATAGAGTCACTTTTTGCTGTTTTACTACTAAGGTTTTATCCTTATCTTTAGTATAAAGTATTACTTTAAAAAAAACTTTTTGTCCGGGTCTATAGATGGATCTGTCCGTAAAAAAAGCACTCATCTTTTGAATATCATTTTTAATTACATCACTTTCATCATTGTACATGCTTGAAGGAAGTTTCATATAGGAATGTGAAGAAGGAATATATATATAAGTATCTCCAAATTTTGAGCTGAGTTTAGATAAATCAAAAAGTCCGTGTGAATCGGTTGTAATGGTATAGGGCTCAAGTAAATTTTTTGAATCTATATTTTTATTTTGTTTTTTGTATACAGTTATAGATTTAGTTGGATAAACCTTTCCCGTTTTACGATTTAATAATTGAAATAATGGATTTACATATCTTCCTAATTTAACAATACTCCAATCATGGACCATAAAGTATAAGGTTCCATTGAACTCTGAATTTAATTCTTGATTGGGTATAAATGATGAATTTGTTGACAATTCCAACATATAATTTCCTTCGGAAAGACCTTCCAATTTATTTAACGTGGAATGAGTCTTAAAATCTGAAAACGACTTCCATTCCAACACACCATTTCTGATCTGTTTTTTATTTACCATGGAATAAATTCCATTGGATATAAATTCTGAATTAGTCGAATTTAACATCGTATTAGTATCCGTATTTAGCTGAAAAATTCGATAATAAACTTTATTGATATTAGTAGCTTCTATTATCAACGGGATGTTTTCATTTGGTAATTGAACTTCATCCAATGAGGCATTGAGGGATATTTTTTGAATTTCTTCGATAAGATTTTTACAATTTACAGTCCACGGATTATTTTCAGAATAGGTAACATTTTTACAAATTGAATATGCTTTTTCTTTATTTGAATTCATATTCATACTCGCAGCTTTGTAATATAAATAGGCGGAAAATTTTTGAGTCGGATAAGAATTTGCTAAATTCTCTATTAAAGCTGCTTTTTTCTTCAAAGTTTCAGAAGAATGAATAGTATTTTCAATTTGTTTTAATTTAACGTTTAGAAAAGCTGATTTATCCGGATCATTTTTATGAAATTCGTATAAATCTTTATAAAGATCGTTAATTTCTTCTTCTTTATTCTTTTTATCCAAAGACCCCTTGGTATCTGTTGTATTCTGCGTTAAAATAAACTCGCTTGGTAAGTCGTTTTTTTCTAACGCATGGATATATCGAAACACTAAAATATCGTATAAAGTAGGATATAATTCTATATCTTCATCTGAATTTAAAATGTTTTTCCAATGTAATGTTTTTTCTTTCTTATGTAATTGATCATTTTTAATGGATTCTTTATACAAGGAAAAACTCTTTTGCATGAGTTGATGGGTGGACCAATCGCTAATATCATTGGAATGAAATTCAGTTTCTATAATATTTCTTCTTTCCCAACGAGTTCTAATTGAATAATCTTCATAAATTTTTGCTAACATCGATTTTGTTAAGGACAAAGTAATCCCTTTAAAAGAATTCATTTCCTTTTCAAAATTTTGGATTACAAGTTTGTACGGATCATTATCTTTATCCTCTTGAGTTTGAGATAAGATTAGATATTGATATATCAAGGAATTAATAATTTCCGAAGAATTATTTTCTTTTTTTGCCTGAATGTATAGTTGATTAACTTTAGGAAGTAAAGATTTAAACTCTCCATTCTTCATTTCTAAATCAATTTCCTTCCATTCTTTATCATAATTGATAACTTGTGCCATACCTATTTGAATTATCCAAAAACTTAAAAATAAAAAAATCGATTTCATATGATTTTATTTCAAATTATAAAATATCTATTGTTAATTTATTACAATAAAGATGCTTAAATTACTAAATTCCATAAAGATTGTATATAATTTTTTAAAAAATTAATCTTATATATGGATAAAAAAACAATAAACTTAATTGATAATATGATATAATATTCTATAAATTATATAATACAATAAAAAAAGCTAAGGAACAATTATTCGTATTAGAACTAATTATCTTACTATGATTGCTAAATTTTAGCGTAAAAATTACATATAATTTTAAATGAAAAGATAAATGAAAATGATCTTTGTGTTAACAAGCAATTTGTTTTACATTACCAATTCGTTAAATAATTTTAAAAATGTTTGATTAAGATCCGAAGAAAACCCGGGATGTGGTCTGGATGTTTGAATCATAGTACTTCTTTCAGAAGTTAGCCAACGAAATCTTTCTGCAATACCCATAGCAGCTATGCCTCGTCCTGAAGAATCTCCTATACTAATTTTTTTAAATGCTTCCAACGCATTTATAATACAATCAATATCAAAAGTATTATCTTTACTAAAACATTTTATTTTCTCTTGATCAACTATATATTCGACTTTGATAAATTTAGCTTCTTTTGAAAACAAAATAATTCCCACATTTATAAATTCTTCTCTTTCAACTTTCGGCACCAATCGTATGACGGAATATTCATATAATCGTTTTTCTTGCATTATTTGCTTCTTTTATAAATAGTTGTGAATTATTTAATCTGTTAGAAAGGAATTCTAGATAAATATTTTTTATATCCTGTGTGGATTCTTCGGAACTTCTCCAATCTAACCAATCATCGGGTATTAAATTTACTATTTCACCGATTTTTTCTAAACTTATTAGTTCTTTGCACTGTTGATCTATTTCTTCGAGGTGCGAGGCAAAAGGTAATAACACATGGTTTTTAATTTCGGCAAAAGGTGTAACCGATAATCGTTCCCAGTTTATCCAAGAATGATGAAAATATAAGGAAGCTCCCATATCAATCAGCCATAATTCTTTATGCCAAATAAGCATATTGGTATTTTTAATCGTTCTGTCAATATTAGTTAAAAACGCATCTAACCATACAATTTTTGAGGCTAGATAGGAATCCACCTTTGTAACCACCGGATCATAAGTTAACGCTCCTGACAAGAAATGTAAACCTAAATTTAATCCTCTACTTGCTTTAAGTAAATCTTGTATTTCTTCATCAGCTTCCGTACGACCAAACGCTTCATCTAAGTTGATAAATACTATTTCAGGAATGTTCAATCCTAACAATCTCGCAATTTCCCCTCCAATTAACTCAGATATTAAAGCCTTAGTTCCGTGTCCTGCTCCCCTGAATTTAATTACATAATTAAACCCGTCATCAGCTTCTGCCAAGGCAGGTAAGGAACCTCCTTCTCTCAACGGGGTAATGTATCTTGTAACGTGTACGCTTCTCAGTTCCATAGTGAATGGGTTATCCTTGGTAAAGTTACATTTTTTTCTAACTATTAATTTTTATTAAAAATTAAATTTTCACTCAACATAAGTTTTTATCCTGGCTTAAAGTCAAATTAAATCTGAATACCCTTTACTAGGCAAGTTAAAAATTTAATTATACTTTGATTCATTTAAACTATTCAACTATAGATTTTCTTTAGTAAAAAGTATTCATAAATCCATAAAGATTAATACATTTGTACAGACAATAAAAAGGAATTATACTTTTTTATTTTAAGAAAATACAAGATGGCAAGTAAAGAAGAAATTAAAAACTTTTTGAAGGAAATAGAGGTTGATGACTTAGTCAGGAATGTACAAATTATGGGTGATACCGTTATCATCGATATGCTTTCTCATTCACCTGCCCTACATGAAAAGAAAAGAATGGAAACAGCTATGCATACAGCTTTTGAACAAAAGTTTGGAAAAGATGTACAGCTTAAATTGAATATTTCAGTAGAAGTACCGGAAAAAAAAGATTCCAGAGGAAATGCTATTCCGGGTATTAAAAATATAATTGCAGTTGCTTCAGGAAAAGGCGGTGTCGGAAAATCTACCGTTGCATCCAACTTGGCAACAGCCTTAGTTAAAATGGGATTTAAAGTGGGCTTATTGGACGCTGATATATACGGACCTTCGGTTCCTACCATGTTTGATGTTACCAATGAAAAGCCTTTATCAGATAATAATAAAATTATACCTGTGGAAAGTTACGGAGTAAAGCTCCTTTCATTAGGATTTTTTGCAGGAGCCAACCAGGCGGTTATTTGGAGAGGAGCTATGGCTTCCAAAGCGATCCACCAATTACTTCATGATGCCAATTGGGGCGAATTGGATTTCCTTCTTATAGACCTTCCTCCGGGAACCGGAGATATACATCTATCGATCGTACAAGAAGTTCCCGTAACCGGATCCGTAATCGTTAGTACACCGCAACATGTGGCCCTGACCGATGTAAAAAAGGGGGTGGCTATGTTCCAAATGCCCGAAATTAATGTACCTGTTCTTGGTTTAATTGAGAATATGGCTTATTTTACACCAAAAGAATTACCGAATAATAAATATTATATTTTCGGAAAAAAAGGTGTTAAAAAATTAGCTGAATCTATGGACCTTCCTTTCCTAGGTGAAATTCCTATCATACAATCCATCAGAGAGGCTTCTGATTACGGAAGACCGGCCGTATTGCAAGAAGATGAAATGGTATCCGGAATTTATATGAACTTGGCTAAAAATATGATAAGCAGCCTGGTCAAAAGAAATGAAGATTTACCACCTTCAGAAGCGGTAAGAATTACAACAATGGCAGGATGTTCCAACAATTAATTTTATTATTTTACATGCAAATGAATACATTAACAGACAGAATAAATCAAGCATTAGAAGAAATTCGTCCTTTTTTAATGTCCGATGGCGGCGATGTTAAACTTATAGAAATCAAAGATAATAAGGTTTTTGTAAGCTTTACCGGCGCATGCTCTGATTGTTCAATTAATCAAAGTACATTAAAATTAGGAATTGAATCAACTATAAAAAAACATGTACCCGAAATTGAAGAAGTAATAAGTATAAGCGAATAAAAAATTTAATCCTGCTCTTTTGTTATTTAATTTTTGGCAATAAGTTTGATAGAATTATGATATTTTAATCTATTTTTATATTAATTACTTTTATTTAATAAATGTTATGAGCTATAACTAATAACCAAAAATTTGGAATGAAAAAATTATTTACGATAGTAGTTACGTTCTTATTCTTTTTTATATTTATATCAGCGGATTATTCAACGCCCTCTCCTACTCAATTTAAAGACGGGGAATATTTAAAGTACAGGATTCATTATGGTTTTTTAAATGCCGGATATGCTACTTTTACCACAAATTTGGTAACATATAATGAAAAAACTCACTATCATGTTGTTGGTAAAGGATATTCTACCGGTGCGGTAAAATTATTTTTTAAAGTGGAAGACCTATATGAAACTTATATAGATAAATCCACTATGCTTTCTTCTAAATTTATACGTAAAATTCGCGAAGGTTCCTATGTAAGAGATCAAACGATGGTCATTGATCATACGAATAAAAATATTACTTATACCAATAATAAATCCAATACTTCCAAAACCTATAATTATACGGGAGAAATGCACGATATGTTATCTGCATTTTATTATTTAAGAAATATGAATACCGATAATTATACAGCGGGCGATTATATTAATCTTAATATATTTATGGATGGTGAAACTCTAAATTTTAAACTTAAAATTTTGAATAGAGAAACAGTCTCTTCAAGTTTTGGAAAAGTAAAATGTTTAAAAATCAGACCCTATGTCCTTGCAGGAAGAGTTTTTAAAGAGAAAGAAAGTGTAACTATGTGGGTAACCGATGACTCAAATCATGTTCCAATTCAAATTAAAGCTGAATTAGCCGTTGGATCTTTAAAAGCCGATTTAAGTAGTTATAAAAATTTAGAAACTCCAATTAATTTTAGTAAATAATCAAGTTATCTGACAAAACGATATATTCCTTCTCCTTCCGTCCAATTGCTTCCCGATTTAATTAATTTAATGATTCTATTAGCTAATTTATCGCAATTGGATTGAAGAATGTGTATTTTCTTCGGTCTGCCTTCTTTACTTACAGTAAATCCAATAACTATCTTAACTTCATTAGTATCACATTTTTCTTTTTTAACCAACAGATTTTTATAGATATAGGTATTGAAATTGTCCCTTCCTATAGTGGGCTGAGATTCAAAACTTTTATGTATAATACCATAAGATTGTGAATCTCTTATTAAAGAATCGCCTGAATAGATTTGATCTGTTTCTTGATCAGTTTTGTTGAGTTTTTTTACCGGTTCAAGAGAGGTATCTCTATTCATTGTTTTCAAAGATAATAACGGTTCCTCAACTTTTTCTTGACTGAGTTCAGCGCTTATATCCCGGTGTGCAATAAATTTATTTTCAAAGGTATCGGTATCTTCTTCGATTGATTCCGGTTCTATATTTCGAATAAATTCTTTAGGATCAATTTTTTGTTTCAATGTATGATTAGATACGATAGTCAAAGGTTTACTTTTATTTTGTGATTTTACTTTGAAAGTATCGGAAAAATCCTTCTTTTCATTGTTTGAACTATTGTTGTATTCATTGATTGCAAAGGGAATATTCGTATTCTTGTCGTTACTTCCTGATTTTTCATAAGCGATTAAATTTCTTTCCTTTCTTTGACCGTTTGTTAATTTATATAGTATACTT is a window from the Apibacter sp. B3706 genome containing:
- a CDS encoding NifU family protein; the encoded protein is MQMNTLTDRINQALEEIRPFLMSDGGDVKLIEIKDNKVFVSFTGACSDCSINQSTLKLGIESTIKKHVPEIEEVISISE
- a CDS encoding DUF3108 domain-containing protein encodes the protein MKKLFTIVVTFLFFFIFISADYSTPSPTQFKDGEYLKYRIHYGFLNAGYATFTTNLVTYNEKTHYHVVGKGYSTGAVKLFFKVEDLYETYIDKSTMLSSKFIRKIREGSYVRDQTMVIDHTNKNITYTNNKSNTSKTYNYTGEMHDMLSAFYYLRNMNTDNYTAGDYINLNIFMDGETLNFKLKILNRETVSSSFGKVKCLKIRPYVLAGRVFKEKESVTMWVTDDSNHVPIQIKAELAVGSLKADLSSYKNLETPINFSK
- a CDS encoding alpha-2-macroglobulin family protein, encoding MKSIFLFLSFWIIQIGMAQVINYDKEWKEIDLEMKNGEFKSLLPKVNQLYIQAKKENNSSEIINSLIYQYLILSQTQEDKDNDPYKLVIQNFEKEMNSFKGITLSLTKSMLAKIYEDYSIRTRWERRNIIETEFHSNDISDWSTHQLMQKSFSLYKESIKNDQLHKKEKTLHWKNILNSDEDIELYPTLYDILVFRYIHALEKNDLPSEFILTQNTTDTKGSLDKKNKEEEINDLYKDLYEFHKNDPDKSAFLNVKLKQIENTIHSSETLKKKAALIENLANSYPTQKFSAYLYYKAASMNMNSNKEKAYSICKNVTYSENNPWTVNCKNLIEEIQKISLNASLDEVQLPNENIPLIIEATNINKVYYRIFQLNTDTNTMLNSTNSEFISNGIYSMVNKKQIRNGVLEWKSFSDFKTHSTLNKLEGLSEGNYMLELSTNSSFIPNQELNSEFNGTLYFMVHDWSIVKLGRYVNPLFQLLNRKTGKVYPTKSITVYKKQNKNIDSKNLLEPYTITTDSHGLFDLSKLSSKFGDTYIYIPSSHSYMKLPSSMYNDESDVIKNDIQKMSAFFTDRSIYRPGQKVFFKVILYTKDKDKTLVVKQQKVTLSLNNANGQEISTLNLTTNDYGSIFGEFILPQEGLTGNYYISSNFSNDTHYFSVEEYKRPKFEITFDDFSGNYKLDEQVESKGKALSYNGSPVSDAKVIYRVERKGLVPLYRMYYPMPYSDQSEIIAHGEVNTDKEGAFTISYLAKAKDVKKDNEYRYYTYILTVDVTDDTGETQTKKTKITLGDIPLQLTLHTPDVSTQKDFTKLIIQSTNLNEVKVYAQGMVNLYKLEGPSRILLPNKLAFVPEYQLYDKESFVRYFPHLPYAKDEQDPSAWKKEKINTYKFDTQISDTLNLSSPLSKGFYLVEAETVLGTDTVKTQRIIEIKDDKTLKSSDYEYFSVNASQSSYQVGEKIELNFFSDLKNSTAVLHLESNGKWIVHKEIPLIKGRGTYSFMATKNFISDGLFVLTYLVNENGYQVKSFQIEVVEKPKDLKIKTDVFRNKLIPGQKETWTLTISGNDKDKIAAEVLATMYDESLDQFAPTTFTFTPWKYYTYGVLYQSASTIGYNLISNRLSEKLPNLIYKNPKNVDLKDISIGTLYDGEVVATSAIAIPKNADYMQSDSNLENGLIGRNSIQKIINQDADVEKNLSQFKYRTNLEETAFFYPNLYTDEKGNVTFSFTSPEALTQWKLLILAHTKDLHTGTAEFHAQTQKDLMVVPNLPRFLREGDELTIRTKINNLTGKNITGNARLFLFDALTQKSVDNTFNNLSPVIPFKAELSKNTEVSWKIKVPKNIQAVSLRIVANAGNFSDGEESVLPILSDRVLITESIPINIKENETKEYHLDKLSTHSSKSLSPLSLNLEVASNPVWLAIFTIPYLKEYPYENSEQVFSRLYGNVLASFIVNTVPNIKNVLNDWNSKGINISNLEKNQELKNILLEETPWIRTGENETEEKKRISLLFDLNQMAQENAKVLDKLKNLQNPDGGFAWFEGGNSNAYITDNIIAGIGQLRKMLGIQYSTYIPNDLGQVIKKAIAYSDQNALDYIHKNQMEKTGEEGDLLQYYYVRSFWKDRYPLPLETENYSKEINRNFTKYFKKLDTQNKAMLAVTLHRFGYTTSAQTVLHNLKETSVKSENTGMYWKDNLAGWSRYQTPIESQTKIIEAFAEVTPRDINSVEEMKIWLLGNKQTNSWGSTKATTNALYALLNFGKDWSEGEKNVSIFSGNKQIYPSVDASLIQTTGYFKKTWNSEQMKSEIGDIKIEKTSPGIAWGGLYYQYIEDLDKINDAGNAIKIQKKLFKKTVSDQGFILQEITSKNYISIGDVITVRLILKADRDMYFIHIKDMGASGFEPVNIFSSYKYQNGLSYYESTRDSSTNFFFEHIRKGTYVFEYEVRATNKGEFSNGFTSVQSVYAPEMSAHSGVDYITIN
- a CDS encoding DUF3037 domain-containing protein; translated protein: MQEKRLYEYSVIRLVPKVEREEFINVGIILFSKEAKFIKVEYIVDQEKIKCFSKDNTFDIDCIINALEAFKKISIGDSSGRGIAAMGIAERFRWLTSERSTMIQTSRPHPGFSSDLNQTFLKLFNELVM
- a CDS encoding HipA family kinase, with amino-acid sequence MELRSVHVTRYITPLREGGSLPALAEADDGFNYVIKFRGAGHGTKALISELIGGEIARLLGLNIPEIVFINLDEAFGRTEADEEIQDLLKASRGLNLGLHFLSGALTYDPVVTKVDSYLASKIVWLDAFLTNIDRTIKNTNMLIWHKELWLIDMGASLYFHHSWINWERLSVTPFAEIKNHVLLPFASHLEEIDQQCKELISLEKIGEIVNLIPDDWLDWRSSEESTQDIKNIYLEFLSNRLNNSQLFIKEANNARKTII
- a CDS encoding Mrp/NBP35 family ATP-binding protein; the encoded protein is MASKEEIKNFLKEIEVDDLVRNVQIMGDTVIIDMLSHSPALHEKKRMETAMHTAFEQKFGKDVQLKLNISVEVPEKKDSRGNAIPGIKNIIAVASGKGGVGKSTVASNLATALVKMGFKVGLLDADIYGPSVPTMFDVTNEKPLSDNNKIIPVESYGVKLLSLGFFAGANQAVIWRGAMASKAIHQLLHDANWGELDFLLIDLPPGTGDIHLSIVQEVPVTGSVIVSTPQHVALTDVKKGVAMFQMPEINVPVLGLIENMAYFTPKELPNNKYYIFGKKGVKKLAESMDLPFLGEIPIIQSIREASDYGRPAVLQEDEMVSGIYMNLAKNMISSLVKRNEDLPPSEAVRITTMAGCSNN